From a region of the Campylobacter showae genome:
- a CDS encoding helicase IV translates to MSFDVSKILIILLLIVIVLLALKLFKKQKIKQTRYKSDSGDTVKSRAELIVANWLFYRGIEFIYEKKVPTKERVISDFYLTQSEIYIEFWGLETPQYLKRKSKKIKIYKKNRLKLIQMNDDSLRDLNAFFAKEFAKLGAKYQIMPKQ, encoded by the coding sequence ATGAGCTTTGACGTATCTAAAATTTTAATCATTTTGTTGCTGATCGTAATCGTTTTGCTGGCTTTAAAGCTATTTAAAAAGCAAAAAATCAAGCAAACTAGATACAAAAGCGATAGCGGCGATACGGTAAAAAGCCGTGCCGAACTCATCGTGGCAAATTGGCTATTTTACCGCGGTATAGAGTTTATCTACGAGAAAAAGGTGCCGACCAAAGAGCGCGTTATTAGTGATTTTTACCTGACGCAAAGCGAGATTTATATCGAATTTTGGGGACTTGAGACGCCGCAATATCTAAAAAGAAAAAGTAAAAAAATCAAAATTTACAAGAAAAACCGTCTAAAACTTATCCAAATGAACGACGACAGCTTGCGCGATCTAAACGCGTTTTTCGCCAAAGAATTTGCAAAACTCGGCGCAAAATATCAAATCATGCCAAAGCAGTAA
- a CDS encoding bifunctional 3,4-dihydroxy-2-butanone 4-phosphate synthase/GTP cyclohydrolase II, whose translation MDRVEQAINDIKNGKMVVMVDDEDRENEGDLVFAATFSDTQKVNFAITHAKGVLCLALNEEIARRLDLNLMVDKNTSCHETAFTVTIDAKNTTTGVSAYERDVTIRLAADPMSKPEDFVRPGHIFPLIAKKGGVLSRTGHTEGSVDLCKLAGLTQAAVICEIVKEDGNMARRPDLEAFCEKFGLNMVSVSELVQYRLKHESLIEIKEKSAAKIAGFDALKCEILDHKGERHYAFVFGEIKDKTAVKFHQISSDVELLCSDKFDDLRDSLEYLSKNGGVAVFLQGEEKCGGQVKDYGIGAQILHKLGVSRIELLSANKNKDFVALKGFGLDIAGYKE comes from the coding sequence ATGGATAGAGTAGAGCAGGCCATAAACGACATCAAAAACGGCAAAATGGTCGTAATGGTTGACGATGAGGATCGCGAAAACGAGGGCGATCTGGTATTTGCGGCGACGTTTAGCGACACGCAAAAGGTAAATTTCGCCATCACTCACGCAAAAGGCGTGCTGTGCCTCGCGCTAAACGAGGAGATCGCGCGTCGTCTTGATCTAAATTTGATGGTGGATAAAAACACATCCTGCCACGAGACGGCGTTTACAGTCACGATCGACGCCAAAAACACGACGACGGGCGTGAGCGCATACGAGCGCGACGTCACGATCCGCCTGGCAGCCGATCCGATGTCAAAGCCGGAGGATTTCGTGCGACCTGGGCATATTTTCCCGCTCATCGCTAAAAAAGGCGGCGTGCTAAGCCGCACCGGACACACCGAAGGCTCGGTCGATCTATGCAAGCTTGCCGGTCTAACGCAAGCAGCCGTCATCTGCGAGATCGTAAAAGAGGACGGAAATATGGCTCGCAGACCCGATCTAGAGGCATTTTGCGAGAAATTTGGGCTAAATATGGTCTCGGTCTCCGAGCTCGTGCAGTACCGCCTAAAACACGAAAGCCTAATCGAGATAAAAGAAAAAAGCGCGGCTAAGATAGCTGGCTTTGACGCCCTAAAATGCGAGATACTAGATCACAAAGGCGAGCGCCACTATGCCTTTGTTTTTGGCGAGATAAAGGATAAAACCGCGGTCAAATTTCATCAAATTTCAAGCGACGTCGAGCTGCTATGCTCGGATAAATTTGACGACTTGCGAGACTCGCTTGAATATCTATCCAAAAACGGCGGCGTCGCGGTGTTTTTACAAGGCGAGGAGAAGTGCGGCGGACAGGTCAAGGATTACGGCATCGGCGCGCAAATTTTACACAAGCTAGGCGTCAGCCGGATCGAGCTTTTAAGCGCGAATAAAAACAAAGATTTCGTCGCATTAAAGGGCTTTGGGCTTGACATCGCGGGCTATAAAGAGTAA